From a single Bemisia tabaci chromosome 10, PGI_BMITA_v3 genomic region:
- the LOC109037742 gene encoding methyl farnesoate epoxidase isoform X2, giving the protein MGSPNLTGNQRPKWLPVIGNLYAVQKRLAKMKFLHLVFTELAEKYGPVVGLRLGLFRVIIVSDYDSIRQVLTKDEFVGRPQGFIFRLRSFGKRHGLVFTDGPVWMEQRRFCLKYLRETGMGKPRMDHLIGIEAAEVVQALRIKMQTHGFVSVRNFFDVAVLNVLWTMVAGQRFHIEDQRLSKLLNLLHQLFRLVDTSGGVLNQLPMLRHVAPEKSGYRQFKSILDQIHAFLKESVDEHRENLSSNMYEANDLMSAYIRQIESNNETSKSTANPSEFSEEQLLVILLDLFMAGSETTSTTLDFIILYLVRFPECQKRAHDQLFSVTGFNREPTLKDRPSLCYIDAFISEVQRHGNNVPLGVSHRAVEDTNLNGFTIPKDSVVFTNLYRMNMDKHFWGDPHEFRPERFLNSSGQLSNHERFMPFGLGPRRCLGESLARGTLFVFVASILNNFVITLPTDQEPPTLTGVDGITLTIQPFKAVFTLHH; this is encoded by the exons ATGGGATCCCCTAACCTCACTGGCAATCAac gacCAAAATGGCTCCCGGTAATCGGCAACTTATACGCCGTCCAGAAGCGGTTGGCAAAGATGAAATTCCTCCATCTGGTATTCACggaattggcagaaaaatacgGACCCGTGGTTGGACTTCGTTTGGGCCTGTTTCGAGTCATCATCGTTTCCGATTATGACAGCATTCGTCAGGTCCTCACCAAAGATGAGTTTGTGGGTCGCCCACAAGGGTTCATTTTTCGCCTGAGGTCGTTCGGGAAAAGGCATG GTTTAGTCTTCACAGACGGACCTGTTTGGATGGAGCAAAGGCGGTTCTGCCTGAAGTACTTACGGGAAACAGGGATGGGAAAACCGAGGATGGACCATCTCATCGGCATTGAAGCAGCGGAGGTTGTCCAAGCTCTCCGCATCAAAATGCAG ACGCACGGCTTCGTAAGTGTGCGAAATTTCTTCGACGTGGCCGTTCTGAACGTACTGTGGACGATGGTGGCCGGACAGAGATTCCATATCGAGGATCAAAGACTCTCAAAGCTTCTCAATTTGCTCCACCAACTCTTCAGGCTTGTTGACACGTCCGGAGGAGTCCTGAATCAGCTGCCCATGCTCAGGCACGTTGCGCCTGAAAAAAGCGGGTATAGGCAATTTAAGAGCATTCTCGACCAGATTCACGCTTTCCTGAAG GAATCTGTGGACGAACACCGAGAGAATTTGTCATCTAACATGTACGAGGCGAACGACCTAATGAGTGCTTACATCCGTCAAATAGAGAGCAATAACGAAACTTCTAAGTCTACTGCCAACCCTTCAGAGTTTTCAG AGGAACAACTACTGGTGATTCTTTTGGATCTGTTCATGGCTGGTTCCGAGACGACAAGCACAACACTTGACTTCATCATCCTCTACCTGGTTCGATTCCCGGAGTGCCAAAAAAGGGCGCACGATCAGTTGTTCTCAGTCACGGGCTTCAACCGAGAACCAACCCTTAAAGACAGACCAAG CCTATGTTACATTGATGCTTTTATCTCTGAGGTACAGAGACATGGAAATAACGTCCCTCTGGGAGTTTCTCATAGAGCCGTTGAAGATACCAATTTGAACGGTTTTACGATTCCTAAG gaTAGCGTTGTTTTCACTAACCTCTACCGCATGAACATGGACAAACATTTTTGGGGAGACCCCCACGAATTTAGACCGGAGAGATTTCTAAATTCAAGTGGGCAACTTTCCAATCACGAGCGATTCATGCCTTTCGGCCTGG gtccTCGAAGATGCTTGGGAGAATCCCTCGCCAGGGGTACCCTTTTCGTATTTGTGGCTTCTATATTAAATAACTTCGTCATCACGTTACCAACTGATCAGGAACCACCGACCCTGACAGGTGTTGACGGAATCACATTGACGATACAACCTTTTAAAGCAGTTTTCACCTTACACCATTGA
- the LOC109037742 gene encoding methyl farnesoate epoxidase isoform X3 translates to MKFLHLVFTELAEKYGPVVGLRLGLFRVIIVSDYDSIRQVLTKDEFVGRPQGFIFRLRSFGKRHGLVFTDGPVWMEQRRFCLKYLRETGMGKPRMDHLIGIEAAEVVQALRIKMQTHGFVSVRNFFDVAVLNVLWTMVAGQRFHIEDQRLSKLLNLLHQLFRLVDTSGGVLNQLPMLRHVAPEKSGYRQFKSILDQIHAFLKESVDEHRENLSSNMYEANDLMSAYIRQIESNNETSKSTANPSEFSEEQLLVILLDLFMAGSETTSTTLDFIILYLVRFPECQKRAHDQLFSVTGFNREPTLKDRPSLCYIDAFISEVQRHGNNVPLGVSHRAVEDTNLNGFTIPKDSVVFTNLYRMNMDKHFWGDPHEFRPERFLNSSGQLSNHERFMPFGLGPRRCLGESLARGTLFVFVASILNNFVITLPTDQEPPTLTGVDGITLTIQPFKAVFTLHH, encoded by the exons ATGAAATTCCTCCATCTGGTATTCACggaattggcagaaaaatacgGACCCGTGGTTGGACTTCGTTTGGGCCTGTTTCGAGTCATCATCGTTTCCGATTATGACAGCATTCGTCAGGTCCTCACCAAAGATGAGTTTGTGGGTCGCCCACAAGGGTTCATTTTTCGCCTGAGGTCGTTCGGGAAAAGGCATG GTTTAGTCTTCACAGACGGACCTGTTTGGATGGAGCAAAGGCGGTTCTGCCTGAAGTACTTACGGGAAACAGGGATGGGAAAACCGAGGATGGACCATCTCATCGGCATTGAAGCAGCGGAGGTTGTCCAAGCTCTCCGCATCAAAATGCAG ACGCACGGCTTCGTAAGTGTGCGAAATTTCTTCGACGTGGCCGTTCTGAACGTACTGTGGACGATGGTGGCCGGACAGAGATTCCATATCGAGGATCAAAGACTCTCAAAGCTTCTCAATTTGCTCCACCAACTCTTCAGGCTTGTTGACACGTCCGGAGGAGTCCTGAATCAGCTGCCCATGCTCAGGCACGTTGCGCCTGAAAAAAGCGGGTATAGGCAATTTAAGAGCATTCTCGACCAGATTCACGCTTTCCTGAAG GAATCTGTGGACGAACACCGAGAGAATTTGTCATCTAACATGTACGAGGCGAACGACCTAATGAGTGCTTACATCCGTCAAATAGAGAGCAATAACGAAACTTCTAAGTCTACTGCCAACCCTTCAGAGTTTTCAG AGGAACAACTACTGGTGATTCTTTTGGATCTGTTCATGGCTGGTTCCGAGACGACAAGCACAACACTTGACTTCATCATCCTCTACCTGGTTCGATTCCCGGAGTGCCAAAAAAGGGCGCACGATCAGTTGTTCTCAGTCACGGGCTTCAACCGAGAACCAACCCTTAAAGACAGACCAAG CCTATGTTACATTGATGCTTTTATCTCTGAGGTACAGAGACATGGAAATAACGTCCCTCTGGGAGTTTCTCATAGAGCCGTTGAAGATACCAATTTGAACGGTTTTACGATTCCTAAG gaTAGCGTTGTTTTCACTAACCTCTACCGCATGAACATGGACAAACATTTTTGGGGAGACCCCCACGAATTTAGACCGGAGAGATTTCTAAATTCAAGTGGGCAACTTTCCAATCACGAGCGATTCATGCCTTTCGGCCTGG gtccTCGAAGATGCTTGGGAGAATCCCTCGCCAGGGGTACCCTTTTCGTATTTGTGGCTTCTATATTAAATAACTTCGTCATCACGTTACCAACTGATCAGGAACCACCGACCCTGACAGGTGTTGACGGAATCACATTGACGATACAACCTTTTAAAGCAGTTTTCACCTTACACCATTGA
- the LOC109037742 gene encoding methyl farnesoate epoxidase isoform X1: MVFHLLLALLLIVLISFVYIDSRRPPNFPPGPKWLPVIGNLYAVQKRLAKMKFLHLVFTELAEKYGPVVGLRLGLFRVIIVSDYDSIRQVLTKDEFVGRPQGFIFRLRSFGKRHGLVFTDGPVWMEQRRFCLKYLRETGMGKPRMDHLIGIEAAEVVQALRIKMQTHGFVSVRNFFDVAVLNVLWTMVAGQRFHIEDQRLSKLLNLLHQLFRLVDTSGGVLNQLPMLRHVAPEKSGYRQFKSILDQIHAFLKESVDEHRENLSSNMYEANDLMSAYIRQIESNNETSKSTANPSEFSEEQLLVILLDLFMAGSETTSTTLDFIILYLVRFPECQKRAHDQLFSVTGFNREPTLKDRPSLCYIDAFISEVQRHGNNVPLGVSHRAVEDTNLNGFTIPKDSVVFTNLYRMNMDKHFWGDPHEFRPERFLNSSGQLSNHERFMPFGLGPRRCLGESLARGTLFVFVASILNNFVITLPTDQEPPTLTGVDGITLTIQPFKAVFTLHH; the protein is encoded by the exons ATGGTGTTCCATCTCCTTCTCGCTCTCCTCCTCATTGTTCTGATTTCCTTCGTTTACATCGACTCCAGAAGGCCGCCGAATTTTCCGCCAG gacCAAAATGGCTCCCGGTAATCGGCAACTTATACGCCGTCCAGAAGCGGTTGGCAAAGATGAAATTCCTCCATCTGGTATTCACggaattggcagaaaaatacgGACCCGTGGTTGGACTTCGTTTGGGCCTGTTTCGAGTCATCATCGTTTCCGATTATGACAGCATTCGTCAGGTCCTCACCAAAGATGAGTTTGTGGGTCGCCCACAAGGGTTCATTTTTCGCCTGAGGTCGTTCGGGAAAAGGCATG GTTTAGTCTTCACAGACGGACCTGTTTGGATGGAGCAAAGGCGGTTCTGCCTGAAGTACTTACGGGAAACAGGGATGGGAAAACCGAGGATGGACCATCTCATCGGCATTGAAGCAGCGGAGGTTGTCCAAGCTCTCCGCATCAAAATGCAG ACGCACGGCTTCGTAAGTGTGCGAAATTTCTTCGACGTGGCCGTTCTGAACGTACTGTGGACGATGGTGGCCGGACAGAGATTCCATATCGAGGATCAAAGACTCTCAAAGCTTCTCAATTTGCTCCACCAACTCTTCAGGCTTGTTGACACGTCCGGAGGAGTCCTGAATCAGCTGCCCATGCTCAGGCACGTTGCGCCTGAAAAAAGCGGGTATAGGCAATTTAAGAGCATTCTCGACCAGATTCACGCTTTCCTGAAG GAATCTGTGGACGAACACCGAGAGAATTTGTCATCTAACATGTACGAGGCGAACGACCTAATGAGTGCTTACATCCGTCAAATAGAGAGCAATAACGAAACTTCTAAGTCTACTGCCAACCCTTCAGAGTTTTCAG AGGAACAACTACTGGTGATTCTTTTGGATCTGTTCATGGCTGGTTCCGAGACGACAAGCACAACACTTGACTTCATCATCCTCTACCTGGTTCGATTCCCGGAGTGCCAAAAAAGGGCGCACGATCAGTTGTTCTCAGTCACGGGCTTCAACCGAGAACCAACCCTTAAAGACAGACCAAG CCTATGTTACATTGATGCTTTTATCTCTGAGGTACAGAGACATGGAAATAACGTCCCTCTGGGAGTTTCTCATAGAGCCGTTGAAGATACCAATTTGAACGGTTTTACGATTCCTAAG gaTAGCGTTGTTTTCACTAACCTCTACCGCATGAACATGGACAAACATTTTTGGGGAGACCCCCACGAATTTAGACCGGAGAGATTTCTAAATTCAAGTGGGCAACTTTCCAATCACGAGCGATTCATGCCTTTCGGCCTGG gtccTCGAAGATGCTTGGGAGAATCCCTCGCCAGGGGTACCCTTTTCGTATTTGTGGCTTCTATATTAAATAACTTCGTCATCACGTTACCAACTGATCAGGAACCACCGACCCTGACAGGTGTTGACGGAATCACATTGACGATACAACCTTTTAAAGCAGTTTTCACCTTACACCATTGA
- the LOC140225632 gene encoding uncharacterized protein — protein sequence MPRYCIETDKLYNWLGRREDCSHKINIRSSELEDGSIVSDSVHNKTRDLYWNKIWNFKNHLIFMLKHFDKNTRKSTPKSMLNETHRNSKRDIHESLTFCFKFFWRFFKGHRTVICYKDLCQRYDPFKETLISYQGGTDETFFDFSWKNMHEKPLGVHYYYSGCGNSSKISINTPQSGWLSVLNSALYAFESSLNCTTRYYNCIDDDFLTANFQIKDSLRYGIDLIFLSSGIMREGADFSKYDFSISFDFNAVCIATPHSVYMPQSLVVFQGFKPVVWFFIAVTIVIFCAMQCLFQYAQSELFYRLYTNAEIDYYRDSSSLLTVYAYFICGSPPSLHLGQLYTGKVFFVIISFSAIIISTVFLSGMTTLLIDRVLYPEIDTLKSLEESDLLIQTLEYTKDETMRMFEQLDQTEPLKSKVVDSFRYYSLMMIDDAFSESNLTAISDFTMFESFFSGMKEKFGNVNEEVIENFRSMGETDAFLVDVPFSSSSKVNLRIKNYFTDIWFEYHIVRECLMAYPLMSPFKRGSFYFEKYNWMLAQYFENGLARRLLEDFADISQIIFEDPEVEDKGEPRPFSINDLQSAFIGLSIGLFLSFLAFLGELSVDHFQHSIFMKFLSRLKGSVLRKIRNGV from the coding sequence ATGCCTCGTTATTGTATTGAAACTGACAAATTGTACAACTGGCTAGGACGGAGAGAAGATTGTAGTCACAAGATAAACATAAGATCCTCCGAACTGGAGGATGGCTCGATCGTGAGTGATTCGGTCCACAACAAGACGCGCGACCTTTACTGgaataaaatttggaattttaaaaaccaTCTGATATTCATGTTAAAACATTTCGATAAAAATACAAGAAAGTCGACGCCGAAATCCATGCTCAACGAGACTCACCGAAATTCCAAGAGAGATATACATGAAAGCTTAACtttttgctttaaattcttttgGCGGTTCTTCAAAGGCCACAGAACCGTTATTTGTTACAAAGATCTCTGTCAAAGATACGATCCCTTCAAAGAAACTCTCATTTCATATCAGGGCGGCACTGATGAGACTTTTTTCGATTTCTCTtggaaaaacatgcatgaaaAACCGCTCGGAGTACATTATTACTATTCTGGATGTGGTAATTCCTCGAAGATATCAATTAATACACCCCAAAGTGGCTGGCTCAGCGTTCTTAACAGTGCTCTTTATGCttttgaaagctctttaaaTTGCACCACTAGATATTATAATTGCATTGACGATGATTTTCTGACCGCAAATTTTCAGATCAAAGATAGTCTCAGATATGGAATCGATTTGATATTCCTTTCCTCCGGAATAATGAGGGAGGGAGCTGATTTctcaaaatacgatttttcaaTCAGTTTTGACTTCAACGCTGTGTGTATTGCCACGCCGCATAGCGTTTACATGCCCCAAAGTCTGGTAGTTTTCCAAGGATTTAAACCTGTTGTATGGTTTTTCATCGCTGTCACaatcgtcattttttgcgcCATGCAATGTTTGTTCCAGTACGCGCAGAGTGAATTATTCTATCGTCTCTACACAAATGCAGAGATCGATTATTATAGAGATAGCTCGTCACTGTTGACTGTATACGCATACTTCATTTGTGGGAGCCCACCGTCTCTACATTTAGGCCAACTTTATACTGGGAAGGTATTCTTCGTGATCATCAGTTTTTCTGCAATAATAATATCCACGGTGTTTCTGAGTGGTATGACGACTCTACTGATAGATAGAGTTTTGTATCCAGAAATTGATACTCTAAAGTCTCTTGAAGAGTCTGACCTTTTAATTCAAACTTTAGAATATACCAAGGACGAAACAATGAGAATGTTTGAGCAACTTGATCAAACTGAGCCTTTGAAATCAAAAGTGGTCGACAGTTTCAGATATTACAGTTTAATGATGATCGACGATGCATTCTCAGAGTCAAATCTTACTGCTATATCAGACTTTACCATGTtcgaaagttttttttcagggatgaaagaaaaattcgGAAACGTGAATGAAGAAGTAATAGAAAATTTTCGTTCAATGGGAGAAACAGACGCATTTCTTGTGGACGTACCTTTCTCATCGTCGTCCAAAGTTAATCTCCGAATTAAAAACTACTTTACAGATATTTGGTTTGAGTATCATATTGTAAGAGAGTGCCTGATGGCATATCCATTGATGAGCCCATTCAAGAGAGGTTCTTTTTACTTCGAGAAGTATAATTGGATGCTCgcgcaatattttgaaaatggactaGCCCGCCGGCTCTTGGAGGATTTTGCGGATATCAGTCAGATAATTTTCGAAGATCCCGAGGTTGAGGATAAAGGGGAGCCACGTCCGTTTAGCATAAATGATTTACAATCGGCATTTATTGGTCTCAGCATTGGTTTGTTCCTGAGTTTTCTAGCGTTTTTAGGAGAACTATCAGTTGAtcactttcaacactcgatcttcatgaaatttctctcacGATTGAAGGGCTctgttttgaggaaaatcagGAATGGAGTTTAA